In the Nicotiana tabacum cultivar K326 chromosome 16, ASM71507v2, whole genome shotgun sequence genome, one interval contains:
- the LOC107825341 gene encoding VQ motif-containing protein 9-like, translated as MDNKSCNSSGGDADSTSATSSSSSGNRDMYLKHLNKISHKISKPIRKPPPPPLFDNNQNLQTRPQAQTQHAPPPGPPLQNLQPQPQQQPPVYNINKSDFRDVVQKLTGSPAHERISTPPPIQQPKAPSSRLQRIRPPPLAQITNRPPPFVNASNAVAGGGIGCGGGFVGGQRPVQAQPLSPLPPFPGVHAAAESPISAYMRFLQSSIASGPSGLSPLALRWNNVGPPQQQPQFSPQSFPLPQQQNIPPPPTVSSSVLPPFPAFPSSPLPFGCLPSPKSPYGLPSPSLLLSPSGHLGFQQLPLSPTLPVPSPKWKGI; from the coding sequence ATGGATAATAAAAGCTGTAATTCATCTGGTGGTGACGCTGATTCTACTTCTGCTACGAGTAGTAGCAGCAGTGGTAATAGAGATATGTATTTGAAACATCTTAACAAAATCTCCCATAAGATTTCTAAACCCATTAGaaaacctcctcctcctcctctttttGACAACAACCAGAATCTTCAGACGCGTCCGCAGGCGCAGACCCAACACGCGCCACCACCGGGACCGCCTCTTCAGAATTTGCAGCCTCAACCGCAGCAACAGCCACCGGTGTATAATATTAACAAGAGTGATTTTAGGGATGTTGTTCAGAAACTTACTGGTTCCCCTGCTCATGAACGGATTTCTACTCCTCCGCCTATACAACAGCCTAAGGCTCCGAGTTCACGGTTGCAGAGGATCCGTCCTCCGCCGCTTGCTCAGATTACCAACCGGCCTCCTCCCTTCGTGAACGCTTCTAACGCTGTTGCTGGTGGAGGTATTGGATGTGGTGGTGGATTTGTTGGCGGTCAACGGCCTGTTCAAGCACAGCCGTTATCTCCTCTTCCGCCGTTTCCAGGGGTGCATGCCGCGGCGGAATCGCCGATCTCCGCTTACATGAGGTTTCTGCAGAGCTCAATCGCCTCTGGTCCTAGTGGGTTATCACCACTGGCTCTGCGGTGGAACAACGTTGGTCCGCCGCAGCAGCAGCCGCAGTTTTCGCCTCAGTCGTTTCCGCTGCCGCAGCAACAGAACATTCCTCCGCCGCCGACAGTGTCTTCTTCCGTTTTACCACCGTTTCCAGCTTTTCCGTCATCGCCGCTGCCGTTTGGGTGTTTGCCGTCGCCAAAATCGCCGTACGGTTTGCCGTCTCCCAGTCTGCTGCTTTCACCGTCCGGTCACCTAGGGTTTCAGCAGCTCCCTCTGTCGCCGACACTTCCTGTGCCAAGCCCAAAATGGAAGGGTATTTGA